Proteins encoded in a region of the Flavobacteriales bacterium TMED191 genome:
- the hisS gene encoding histidine--tRNA ligase, with product MKKNYSLSGMPDFNSLENLKRDYLLSIIKKQFESFGFLPISTSALEKRSNLIGSYGDEGDKLVFQILNSGDYLSKIDINQSELTSKKLSSKISTKALRYDLTIPLARYVAQNQSKLVFPFKRYEIGKVWRADRPQKGRLREFVQCDADIVGDTSLWSEFDLLSLLRSIFNILGLTNMVIKISNRKILEGVFNSFETNSITFFDFCIIIDKLNKLGLEKICDILSQKGFSEYKVLKIKDLFLLKGMFFKKRDYLLKNFKVNKELRNGLKELEFIFNQCEQNKMLKSVDFDLSLARGLDYYTGFILEVPSKNNQSISLAGGGRYDNLTHKFGSKNLSGVGLSLGLDRLFLELESFNLFPETLVSDLDVLFINFGLKEAEAAQLYISEIRKFGKSVELYPTDLKISKQMAYANKRLVKFVVIIGENELKNKKLTVKNMQTGDQKSMTFAEFKKIL from the coding sequence ATGAAAAAAAATTATTCACTTAGTGGAATGCCTGATTTTAATTCTTTAGAAAATTTGAAAAGGGATTATTTACTTTCAATTATTAAAAAACAATTTGAATCTTTTGGTTTTCTTCCCATCTCAACTTCTGCACTTGAGAAGAGATCTAATTTAATTGGCAGTTACGGAGATGAAGGAGATAAGTTAGTTTTTCAAATTCTTAATAGCGGTGATTATTTATCAAAAATAGACATAAATCAATCTGAATTAACATCTAAGAAGCTTTCTTCTAAAATAAGCACAAAAGCATTAAGGTATGATTTAACAATCCCACTTGCTAGATATGTTGCCCAGAATCAATCGAAATTAGTTTTTCCATTTAAAAGGTATGAAATAGGTAAGGTTTGGCGGGCAGATCGACCTCAAAAGGGTAGGTTAAGAGAGTTCGTTCAATGTGATGCTGATATAGTTGGAGATACCTCATTATGGTCGGAATTTGACCTTCTTTCTTTATTAAGATCAATTTTCAACATTTTAGGTTTAACTAATATGGTAATTAAGATTAGTAATAGAAAAATCTTAGAGGGCGTTTTTAATTCTTTTGAAACAAACAGCATTACATTTTTTGATTTTTGTATTATAATTGATAAGCTAAATAAATTGGGATTAGAAAAAATATGTGATATTTTATCTCAAAAAGGCTTTTCAGAATACAAAGTGTTAAAGATTAAAGATTTATTTCTATTAAAAGGTATGTTTTTTAAAAAAAGAGATTATTTATTAAAAAATTTTAAGGTCAATAAGGAATTAAGGAATGGTTTAAAGGAATTGGAATTTATTTTTAATCAGTGTGAACAAAATAAAATGTTAAAATCTGTAGACTTCGACTTATCATTAGCTAGAGGTTTAGACTATTACACAGGTTTTATTTTAGAAGTCCCCTCAAAAAATAACCAATCTATCAGCTTAGCTGGTGGAGGACGCTATGATAATTTAACTCATAAATTTGGTTCTAAAAACTTAAGTGGTGTTGGACTTTCATTAGGGTTAGATCGTCTATTTCTTGAACTTGAATCCTTTAATTTATTTCCAGAAACTCTTGTAAGTGATTTGGATGTTCTTTTTATTAATTTTGGTTTGAAGGAAGCTGAAGCAGCTCAATTATATATTTCAGAAATTAGAAAATTTGGTAAGTCAGTAGAATTATATCCCACTGATTTGAAAATTTCTAAACAAATGGCTTATGCTAATAAAAGATTAGTAAAATTTGTTGTTATAATTGGTGAAAATGAATTAAAAAATAAAAAGTTAACTGTAAAAAATATGCAAACAGGAGATCAAAAATCAATGACTTTTGCGGAGTTTAAAAAAATACTTTAA
- the hutH gene encoding histidine ammonia-lyase, with translation MSKKYFDISKKNLYLTEFESLLNTQQKILINPTSISKINKSNIFLNDTINQEDSLIYGVNTGFGSLCETEVEKDKIKLLQENLILSHACGTGEIVPEHIVQLILLLKIRSLSFGFSGVRIELISELIDYYNLGLLPVIYEQGSLGASGDLAPLAHLSLPLLGKGEVSLNGKVLKTSNAFKKMNRKPIALSYKEGLALLNGTQFMTAYGVWCTLSAKRLYYLSNLIAAISLEAFQCNNNPFINLVSKIRPHPGQIYTSELILSILKDSDVFNSNKKYVQDPYSFRCIPQVHGACFDVISHVESVFNTEINSVTDNPNVFAEEKIIVSAGNFHGQILAMAMDYLAISLCEIGSISERRVYKLISGDRELPPYLIDNPGLNSGFMISQYTAASIVSQNKQYATPASVDSIMSSNGQEDHVSMGANAATKLYKVVDNLNTILSIELLNAAQAIDLRNIKKSSIIRRFLNSYRKEVPFINSDTQLSLYINKTKSFIDDYDINKLLKIRN, from the coding sequence ATGAGTAAAAAATATTTTGACATATCAAAAAAAAATCTTTATTTAACTGAATTTGAATCTTTATTAAATACTCAACAAAAGATTTTAATAAATCCAACATCAATTTCTAAAATTAACAAGTCAAATATTTTTTTAAATGATACTATTAATCAAGAAGATTCACTAATCTATGGTGTTAATACTGGTTTTGGGTCTTTATGTGAGACTGAAGTAGAAAAAGATAAAATTAAACTTTTACAGGAAAATTTAATTCTATCTCATGCGTGTGGTACTGGTGAAATTGTTCCTGAACACATTGTACAGCTAATATTACTATTAAAAATCAGATCATTAAGTTTTGGTTTTTCGGGTGTTCGAATAGAATTAATATCGGAACTCATAGATTATTATAATCTTGGTCTTTTACCTGTTATTTATGAACAAGGTTCACTTGGTGCTTCAGGTGATTTAGCTCCTCTTGCGCACCTATCTCTTCCTTTACTTGGTAAAGGAGAAGTAAGTTTAAATGGGAAAGTTTTAAAAACCTCAAATGCATTTAAGAAAATGAATCGGAAACCGATTGCTCTTTCTTATAAAGAGGGGTTAGCTTTGTTAAATGGAACACAGTTTATGACTGCTTATGGTGTTTGGTGCACTTTATCAGCGAAAAGACTATATTATTTATCTAATCTAATTGCTGCTATCTCTCTAGAGGCATTTCAATGCAATAATAATCCATTCATTAATTTAGTTTCTAAAATAAGACCTCATCCAGGCCAAATTTATACTTCTGAATTAATTTTAAGTATTTTAAAAGATAGCGATGTCTTTAACTCTAATAAAAAATATGTCCAGGATCCATATTCATTTAGATGCATTCCTCAAGTTCATGGAGCTTGTTTTGATGTTATTAGTCATGTTGAGTCGGTTTTCAATACTGAAATAAATTCAGTAACAGATAACCCTAATGTTTTTGCGGAAGAAAAAATAATTGTTTCTGCAGGTAATTTTCATGGTCAAATTCTAGCAATGGCTATGGATTATCTTGCAATTTCATTATGTGAAATTGGTAGTATTTCGGAAAGAAGAGTCTATAAGTTAATATCAGGTGATCGCGAGTTACCCCCTTATTTAATTGATAATCCTGGGTTAAATTCTGGCTTTATGATATCTCAATACACTGCAGCTTCAATAGTTAGTCAAAATAAACAATATGCAACACCAGCGTCTGTAGATAGTATTATGTCTTCAAATGGTCAAGAAGATCATGTTAGTATGGGTGCAAATGCTGCCACAAAACTTTATAAAGTTGTTGATAATTTAAATACAATTTTATCAATTGAACTACTAAATGCTGCTCAAGCTATTGATTTGAGAAATATTAAAAAATCGTCTATTATAAGAAGATTTTTAAATTCATATAGAAAAGAAGTGCCATTTATTAATTCGGATACTCAACTTAGTTTATATATTAATAAAACTAAGTCTTTTATTGATGATTACGATATTAATAAATTACTCAAAATTCGCAATTAG
- a CDS encoding DUF1295 domain-containing protein: MKLQDQIINRGETLFKYRGQMPLILLLAAIPVIFNSSYYNSIGVELQSSFQCTAIFIACCGLCLRYYTVATSPDGTSGKNRKKQVANELNTTGVYSIVRNPLYLANYLIWLGISIYSLSYILIAISSLFFFIIYEKIILVEEFFLTKKYGEKYEEYSLKTPCFFPNINNFLPSNSKFSIKKVLREEYSSTLSTIMSFIFIDILIYYIFQERLYISNTTLKTIILSICIACILKLLKKNTKLLN; this comes from the coding sequence ATGAAACTACAAGACCAGATAATTAATAGAGGTGAAACCTTGTTTAAATACAGAGGTCAAATGCCTTTAATTTTACTTTTAGCTGCCATACCAGTTATCTTTAATAGTAGTTATTATAATTCAATAGGAGTTGAATTACAATCTAGTTTTCAATGTACAGCTATATTTATTGCCTGTTGTGGACTATGCTTGAGATATTATACAGTAGCAACTTCTCCGGATGGAACATCAGGTAAAAATAGAAAAAAACAAGTAGCTAATGAATTAAATACTACTGGAGTCTATTCAATTGTTAGAAACCCGTTATATCTTGCAAATTATTTAATTTGGCTTGGAATATCAATATACTCTTTAAGCTATATATTAATTGCTATATCATCTTTATTTTTTTTTATAATTTATGAGAAAATTATTCTTGTTGAGGAATTTTTTTTAACTAAAAAATATGGTGAGAAATATGAAGAATACTCTTTAAAGACCCCATGTTTTTTTCCTAATATAAATAATTTTTTACCATCAAATTCTAAATTTTCTATCAAGAAAGTACTTAGAGAAGAATACTCATCAACTCTTAGTACAATTATGTCATTTATATTTATTGATATTTTAATCTATTATATCTTTCAAGAAAGATTATATATTAGTAACACAACCTTAAAAACAATCATTTTAAGTATTTGCATAGCTTGTATTTTAAAACTATTAAAAAAAAATACTAAACTGTTAAACTAA